Proteins from a single region of Argiope bruennichi chromosome 6, qqArgBrue1.1, whole genome shotgun sequence:
- the LOC129972960 gene encoding uncharacterized protein LOC129972960, whose product MKTLVFLLLVLTQWTRAAPVKEDGGSSLTYRCNCRGYDDDDGYGYGYGYGYPDDDYADYPGDRMGNGKRPSGCIKGIVIIPIPGPGTGRPSPKPPGQIPPAPKPPGPSPPGPTIPIPWPSFPRLPVPWPHAIPPIMTPPIITCPPGWIPHPPGHPIPVPPPAYIVPPNWYPHPQSVYPIPHPNVPQPHPLPPPPSRRRCVCTYD is encoded by the exons ATGAAGACTCTG GTATTTTTACTCTTGGTTTTGACGCAGTGGACAAGAGCCGCTCCTGTGAAAGAAGATGGCGGCTCGTCCTTGACGTATCGATGTAACTGCAGAGGGTATGATGACGACGACGGTTACGGTTACGGTTACGGTTACGGTTATCCAGATGATGATTATGCAGACTATCCAGGGGACCGGATGGGAAACGGCAAGCGCCCAAGTGGTTGTATTAAAGGCATAGTGATTATTCCTATCCCCGGACCTGGAACTGGAAGGCCCTCCCCAAAACCACCAGGTCAGATACCACCAGCCCCTAAGCCACCAGGCCCGAGTCCACCGGGCCCGACTATACCAATCCCGTGGCCTTCGTTCCCGAGACTACCAGTCCCGTGGCCACATGCCATTCCCCCTATTATGACGCCACCAATCATCACATGTCCTCCTGGATGGATACCACATCCACCTGGTCACCCTATTCCAGTTCCACCCCCTGCTTACATTGTACCACCTAATTGGTATCCCCATCCACAAAGTGTGTATCCGATTCCACATCCGAATGTTCCGCAACCGCATCCGCTTCCTCCTCCACCCAGTCgg AGGAGATGTGTATGCACTTATGACTAA
- the LOC129972963 gene encoding uncharacterized protein LOC129972963, producing MKTLVFLLLVLTQWTRAAPVKDDGDSSLMYRCNCGSPVQPIPPAVIPVPHPSHIDIPPNWHPGPSFWYPHPHSLLPIPHPPVIAPVPLPHPLPHPHPPVIAPVPLPHPLPPPPPPPPSRTRCVCTYD from the exons gtATTTTTACTCTTGGTTTTGACGCAGTGGACAAGAGCCGCTCCTGTGAAAGACGATGGCGACTCGTCCTTGATGTATCGATGTAACTGCGGATCACCTGTTCAGCCTATTCCTCCAGCAGTAATTCCAGTTCCACACCCTAGTCACATTGACATTCCACCTAATTGGCATCCGGGTCCCTCTTTTTGGTATCCCCATCCACACAGTTTGCTTCCGATTCCACATCCGCCTGTAATTGCTCCTGTTCCGCTACCGCATCCACTTCCGCATCCACATCCGCCTGTAATTGCTCCTGTTCCGCTACCGCATCCACTTCCACCtccacccccacccccacccAGTCgg ACTAGATGTGTTTGCACTTATGACTAA